From one Luteolibacter sp. SL250 genomic stretch:
- a CDS encoding prepilin-type N-terminal cleavage/methylation domain-containing protein: MTLTEMMFVIAIIAILAGIGYPLGVRMLGRARESACLTNLAGIGGALDVYLRDHGGRLPELRPGRGSKKIDAPVLDTVLLEYTQTDRVFCCPAGVKEFNKTGCSYFWNSAMNGSTVADATFFNMRNSPETIPLVMDKEAWHPHDTNILYADGSASNKIRFKIGNSQGKGK, translated from the coding sequence TGACGGAAATGATGTTCGTGATCGCGATCATCGCCATCCTCGCGGGCATCGGCTATCCGCTCGGCGTGAGGATGCTGGGCCGTGCACGGGAGTCGGCGTGCCTGACGAACCTGGCGGGCATCGGCGGGGCGCTGGATGTCTATCTGCGTGACCATGGCGGGCGGTTGCCGGAGCTCCGTCCCGGCCGCGGATCGAAGAAGATCGACGCGCCGGTGCTGGACACCGTGTTGCTGGAATACACGCAGACCGACCGCGTGTTCTGCTGCCCGGCGGGGGTGAAGGAGTTCAACAAGACCGGCTGCAGCTATTTCTGGAACTCCGCCATGAACGGATCCACGGTGGCGGACGCGACGTTCTTCAACATGCGCAACAGCCCGGAGACCATCCCGCTCGTCATGGACAAGGAAGCGTGGCATCCGCATGACACGAACATCCTCTACGCGGATGGCAGCGCCTCGAACAAGATCCGCTTCAAGATCGGAAACTCGCAGGGGAAAGGGAAATAG
- a CDS encoding ABC transporter ATP-binding protein yields the protein MLEVNGLWKSFGGKAALEDVSFNVGRGEIFGLLGHNGAGKSTSLGIILGMVAADRGEVTVDGISVVKDRARALGKVGAIFESPAFYDYLSGWENLRLLMSYTCPFDARMARDVVQRVGLADRIHSKVRTYSHGMRQRLALAQSLLPEPEVLLLDEPTDGLDPEGIKWFRDFILGLRDERGTTVLFNSHLLAEVELMCDRVAILRKGRRVFEGSVDGLNEDTPVYEADLQPWGTAVGLIHGAGGEVLAEGRLSLPHEVDPADFVGTLVAAGVRVRAFAPVKRSLEDLYMEILNGGGR from the coding sequence ATGCTCGAGGTGAACGGACTCTGGAAATCCTTCGGCGGCAAGGCGGCGCTGGAGGACGTTTCCTTCAATGTCGGCAGGGGTGAGATTTTCGGCCTGCTGGGACATAACGGCGCGGGCAAGAGCACGTCCCTGGGCATCATCCTCGGGATGGTCGCGGCGGACCGCGGGGAGGTGACGGTCGATGGCATCTCCGTGGTGAAGGACCGGGCGCGGGCGTTGGGGAAAGTTGGCGCGATCTTCGAGTCGCCGGCATTCTATGACTACCTGAGCGGCTGGGAGAACCTGCGGCTGCTGATGAGCTACACCTGCCCGTTCGATGCGAGGATGGCCCGGGACGTCGTCCAGCGGGTGGGCCTGGCGGACCGCATCCATTCCAAGGTGCGCACATACAGCCACGGGATGAGGCAGCGGCTCGCGCTCGCACAGTCCCTGCTGCCGGAGCCGGAGGTACTGCTGCTGGACGAGCCGACCGACGGTCTGGACCCGGAGGGCATCAAGTGGTTCCGCGACTTCATACTCGGCTTGCGTGACGAACGCGGAACGACCGTCCTTTTCAACTCCCATCTGCTCGCGGAGGTCGAGCTGATGTGCGACCGCGTGGCGATCCTGCGGAAGGGCAGGCGCGTGTTCGAAGGAAGCGTCGATGGCCTGAACGAGGACACGCCGGTCTATGAGGCGGACCTCCAGCCCTGGGGAACAGCCGTCGGCCTGATCCATGGGGCGGGTGGCGAGGTGCTGGCCGAGGGCCGGCTTTCCCTGCCACATGAGGTGGACCCGGCGGACTTTGTCGGAACCCTGGTCGCGGCGGGTGTGCGGGTGCGGGCCTTCGCACCGGTCAAGCGGTCCCTGGAAGATCTTTACATGGAAATCCTGAACGGAGGGGGAAGGTAG